ATAAACCAGCTCTCCAAGTAGGTGGAAAAAAGTTCGAACAAgggattaatttattatttatttgaacacataaatatcggtacaaggaggcaccagatacatatgcgccacacaataacaatgagaatgggaagagataaAGGATTTAAGGTaagtataaaaaagaaaaaaaacaataacgaccacaaattagtgtacggtagtgaaataataatgggagaaacagaaaggtacagccagaagaaatcttttagTTAGAGAAGTTACggccactttttatgaagaaagtaagagATTACAACACGATCgctactggcttctattctgagccttatctgataacgtctctagccactgtgtagcaccatcgcTCGCACCCCAAACAAGGAGtcatgaaggaccaacagaagccagtcatgtgcagctttctttcataccacgacacaaTGTCATACATTAACCACCTCCCTACTTTCTCCAactagtcccagagtcggcaaataatgcacgacgtggaattctctgggacgacattcgtagaacatgtccaagccaccgaagtcggtgtttcaagatgttgACACCatttgaattatcgtctctgcgcccgaacacacgatgccgaacctcggcattactaacatgatgttgccactggatgtcagcaatccttcggagacagcgatgatcgaacacagagagtcgtctaacgtcctcaactcggagaggccagttTGGGCAACCATATCTAACCCCACTTcgtgaatggaacaatggagaaaggtggttgtatgccctcactctgtctgaggtgtttgtatatgaGGCCTTTAAGatattaataaacttctcaggcacacccttcttcaatagacaatcccagagaacagtcctgtccgacgaatcgaaggcagccctaatgtcaagaaacatcacgattgttggcctgtgataagtatgacgatgttctaacatttggcggagggtgaagatatgatcaatacatcctcaaccagaacgaaaaccagcctgctcctcgcgagtcaatctttctcggagTTTGAACAACCCTCAAATTTTGacagaagccaatagtttggacgcaatcggaagtagacttatcccccgatagttgttacacgAACGACGTGAACCGTTTTTAAAAATAGGGGCAACTATCGATTCATCCCATgatgttggtacactctctagctcccaaacttttgtaaacaacacagtcagttccttaacGAGAAAGTCACCTCCATCTTTAAAAAGgacggaggtaagtcatctgggcacggtgatttgtagcgcttcaagagttcgagttccttgcggacttccgcctcatttggtggatcagtcgtcaccggccatggagggcaggacagtctgaccgatgttgccggagcagcaggccagttgaactgctcttcgaaaaattctgcccatcgtccaagacgtcgatggatgttagtgattggcatcccgtcatcctcgcagattgtttcgctcacaccagacttcttgctgccagtggcttcGATGAGTTGGAGGAACTTCCGGCAGTCACCAGAttcagctgctgcttccaactcgtTAGCACGCTCCGatcaccaggcttctcggtcgtTACGCAAACTTTGTCCAATTGCATTACGTAACAGCCTTCgcttgtggtcaaactcacggtcaccccgTGAGGTCACCTCGCGAGGCCCCATGTGACTTCACTCGCCATTTTCAATACATCGTGCGATTGCAACCCATGCTTAattatacttttcggtgggatggtagctagcctagaaccTAGATCagtttgatatttatttacaacagaagctgcaaccaattcgctaacatcgatcggtttaGGACGACGaattcgttggccactgaaaagtaaggtaagattagcgCAAACAAAGGCATGATCCGAGTCCAGCTACATACTCCAAAAGCAGCGGCAGtattgtacacaaccacgccagtggtagctgatcgcgatgtgatcaatctgagtccaggcttgagatgcagacgGAGGacaccaggtggcacatcggtgaTGACTGTGCTGGTAGTTATTGTAGGTCCGAGACAGGTTGTACTCTGCGCGAAGTCGTAGCAAACGGTCACCTTTATCTAACCTCTGACTAACAAGTCTCCATCAGCCACCTAAACGGCTCTCTTCTACGTCTaaacgcccgacctgagcattcaagtctccggctagtactacaatatttGTCGAACACACTTTCTGTAGAACAGTCAACTGATTGTAAAGCTCATCGTTTGTCGCATCCAGGCTGCAGTCTGTCAGAGTTCACTATCCGTAGTTGGTGGTAGCATTCAACTTTCAACTAGTCAGTGACTTGGGGTCGTTTAGATAAGACAGGAATTCTGCCATGGGCGAGCTGTTGCATAAGTTTAAAAATGAAATGcgcaaaatgataataaaaaaagaaaggtCAAGTGGAGTAGTATAAGGAAAATAAAAACGAATATTATCAAATGATCGTGACTGTGATTTGTCAGAGCGAGAATTGAAgcaaaaatgatttttttagtaGAAATCATCGTTTGATTTGTCTGAGGGTTGGGATAAAAtccagagtccagataggtactttaaaaggagcggcagtcttgtacacaaccacgccagccgtagctgatcgcgatgtgaccaatctgagtccaggattgggatgcagagggaggacgccaggtggcacatcggcgatgactgtgccgaaagttagtgctagccagaaacaggttgtggtctgtgcacagttgcagtagacggtccccgttatctgacctgcgaccaacgagtccccatcggccacctaaacgactctcttctgtgcctagacgcccgacctgagcattcaagtctctcgctagtactacaatatctgtcgaacgcactttctggagaagaacagctaattggtggtagaattcattcttgattgcatccgggctgcaatctgtcggggcatgggcggagatgacgagaagacatcgtttctcacgccgatttcttctcactttgatggaactttctaatctaacagcacatgaccgactgttaatggggatccaatcgattagtgctgcctcagctctatcgcttagtgcgacaccaacgccagcaagatcagacgaagatgccacagggtccccggataagcgcacgtaaaacaagctttttgaagtgacagatggagagcgaatttgtagtacttcaccagagtcttgaatatgggcctcggatagacagcagacatcgatatgaagactttccaaagacatagccagccctatctgttgtccgacctgcataagtgtgcgaacgttgaaggcagccagtttgaatggtgcacgtggtttcagaaaaactgcttcagtattcgtatttggtggtaacatacgattttcaaccggacagtgactcgagaacgtttagatacagtcgaatttccaccataggcgagctgctgtataagttgaaaaatggAGATACATGAAGTGAGAATAGAGGTAGATAAATGACGtagtatataaaataataatgatgagtGTTACCAGATGGATGTAGAATGTCTGAATTCTAATTAAAGCGAGCTTAGTATTTCGTGAAGTGATTGTCATCTAATTAGATCTGTGTGAGGGCTTTGATACTGCCCgattgcccaaaccgaagcaggtggttttcttagtgggccacacggcgagcctttgacctgaaggtccgatccacaaggcagtggagcaacgtaaagagatgcagtccagtggtagccggtgactaacgattggttcatacgccatttgttccctcagggtcctggagccagcccatgtgcaccattggtttggaatcagggttttccaactctcatAGGTgtaccctccgtgtccaccaactcgattaaagcgccggacactcgcttttcgtcctctcaatttcgtaaacaacacccccgacacgagaagacaatgagtaggactttcctggcagaggctatatacgcgtggccatgtgagagcacttcgagagggagagcggactctctccactctcggtagtaccagggcatttggggactcGGATCAGGGACATACCAGTTGGAAGCCCAATGCTTTACCTACTAAGCTATCTTCAAAATAAGCCACTAATTTAGAATTATGAGAGTGAGATGATAGCAAAAGATTAtctcatttaaataattttttctaataTGTACATAGATACAATGAATGCGATAATTTGGTTTAGTTCCTTACAAAAAAAAGACAATATTAAAGTCGGCTGAAAAGAAAGTAAATTAAGAAAACGCACAATTACTATTCTTGTTTTAACTGTTCTAATGAGCAATATAAAAACAATTGAATCTGAGtacttaataatatttttaaagagTTCAATCTCAACACATCACCGCTGAATGTAGATCCAAATATGCTATTTGGTTGACAAAAGAAACGATTAAATCTAATATCTGTTTACATGCACAGGAGCAAGCACAAACAAACATACATCTGTCCAACATGTTTATATTTTAAAGCCATAAGTTGGTGGTAAATGGTCACTCGTACTACTTAGAGATAGTAATGAAGGATAAAGCTGTGATGTACTGGCTGACACATCTGAATTCGTCATCACATTAGGTACATATGATGAATGAGGAGTATTGGAAAAGCTTGATGCCCTTATATGACCAGACGATAATTGCTCCGCTAACTTTTCACATTTAAATCTACGTTCATTACATAGTTTACGAAGAGGAATAAAATCTTTCAAAAATGCATCAACATCCATGGCTTTGTCAAGAAATCGACTAGCCAGTTCCTAGAAATAAAGAAATGAGGGAAATGACAATATACCTCAGATTGTTCTTCTGCTTGTGCGTTGGCAGTTTGTAATAAAGCAAGAATTACACTCGGAGAGTATTTTGTACCGATGTTGTCTTTATTTTAAATGCTCAAGTATTGTGCAAGACTTACCAACTTCTGATTTACGTttcatatattcattttctaattGTCTGTAATTAGAATAGGTTTCTACAAGCTCCGTTTTGATCATATTGAAAGTTGGTTCCATAGATAGATTTGCTTCAGCTTGACGTCGGTTTTCATTCATGCAGGCTTCTTTGTCAGACTCGATCTTTTTAATCTGGTTTTTCAGAAAAAAAGTAAACGTTTAACAGGGAACACTTTAGGACACTTACATCAGGACAATTTTTAGCTAGCTTTTTTATGCCTTCATGATCAGATAATAAGGCTTCAAGTTCCGTTTTGGATAATTTTTCCAAGTAGGATAGAATTTCATCCTTGCCAT
The genomic region above belongs to Schistosoma haematobium chromosome 2, whole genome shotgun sequence and contains:
- the VPS37C gene encoding Vacuolar protein sorting-associated protein 37C (EggNog:ENOG410WGSE~COG:S), giving the protein MLPPNTNTEAVFLKPRAPFKLAAFNVRTLMQVGQQIGLAMSLESLHIDVCCLSEAHIQDSGEVLQIRSPSVTSKSLFYVRLSGDPVASSSDLAGVGVALSDRAEAALIDWIPINSRSCAVRLESSIKVRRNRREKRCLLVISAHAPTDCSPDAIKNEFYHQLAVLLQKVRSTDIVVLARDLNAQVGRLGTEESRLGGRWGLVGRRSDNGDRLLQLCTDHNLFLASTNFRHSHRRCATWRPPSASQSWTQIGHIAISYGWRGCVQDCRSF
- the VPS37C gene encoding Vacuolar protein sorting-associated protein 37C, variant 2 (EggNog:ENOG410V628~COG:U), whose protein sequence is MNATSYNGVDGKDEILSYLEKLSKTELEALLSDHEGIKKLAKNCPDIKKIESDKEACMNENRRQAEANLSMEPTFNMIKTELVETYSNYRQLENEYMKRKSEVDNIGTKYSPSVILALLQTANAQAEEQSEELASRFLDKAMDVDAFLKDFIPLRKLCNERRFKCEKLAEQLSSGHIRASSFSNTPHSSYVPNVMTNSDVSASTSQLYPSLLSLSSTSDHLPPTYGFKI